The following are encoded in a window of Bordetella genomosp. 10 genomic DNA:
- a CDS encoding LysR family transcriptional regulator has translation MKLQYLATLSAVVARGNLTAAAEQVNLTRSAVSLQMKQLEAWFGQPLFDRSGRNVKPTAFAREVVRTVDRSMAELEALRRHTDSAPAGRVRLGITDSAQTTLLPLAFTDLLRRAPKVELHIERGSTPLLLDALKAGRIDVAVLIRPPTGGSRRLLWTELLDEEMVLVVPRSLRPAPPAQILREQPWIRFDRELVAGRMAAQYVEKRVPHCHALVEIAGIDAIVALVGAGVGVSVLPRLRPEHLQAHAVREIALGPDAPIRRMAMVRRKADGDHRLLDLVESAFQEAAGKLRNGAGRAW, from the coding sequence ATGAAGCTTCAATACCTCGCCACGCTGTCCGCCGTCGTCGCGCGCGGCAACCTGACGGCCGCGGCCGAGCAGGTCAACCTGACGCGCAGCGCGGTCAGCTTGCAGATGAAGCAGTTGGAGGCTTGGTTCGGACAGCCGCTGTTCGACCGCTCCGGGCGCAACGTCAAGCCGACCGCCTTCGCGCGCGAGGTCGTGCGCACGGTCGACAGGTCCATGGCGGAGCTGGAGGCCTTGCGCCGCCACACGGACAGCGCGCCGGCCGGGCGGGTGCGCCTGGGCATCACGGATTCTGCGCAGACCACCTTGCTGCCGCTGGCGTTCACCGACCTGCTGCGGCGCGCGCCCAAGGTGGAGCTGCACATCGAACGGGGATCCACGCCGCTCCTGCTGGACGCGTTGAAGGCGGGAAGGATAGACGTGGCGGTGCTGATACGCCCGCCCACGGGCGGTTCGCGCCGCTTGCTGTGGACCGAACTGCTCGACGAGGAGATGGTGCTGGTCGTGCCGCGCTCGCTGCGCCCGGCGCCGCCCGCGCAGATCCTGCGCGAGCAGCCGTGGATCCGCTTCGATCGCGAGCTGGTGGCCGGGCGCATGGCCGCGCAGTACGTCGAGAAGCGGGTGCCCCATTGCCATGCGCTGGTGGAGATCGCCGGCATCGATGCCATCGTCGCGCTGGTGGGCGCCGGGGTCGGCGTCTCGGTGCTGCCGCGCCTGCGTCCCGAGCATCTGCAGGCGCATGCCGTGCGCGAGATCGCCCTGGGTCCCGACGCCCCGATCCGCAGGATGGCCATGGTCCGCCGCAAGGCCGACGGCGATCATCGCCTGCTGGATCTCGTCGAGTCCGCGTTCCAGGAGGCGGCCGGGAAACTGCGGAATGGGGCGGGGCGGGCCTGGTGA
- the tehB gene encoding SAM-dependent methyltransferase TehB: protein MMDELRCYKTMPVWNAQTLPEAFRRRHNTQAGTWARLSVLKGWLDFELMDEQGAVTAKIHCTPSSPPPRIEPRQWHRIGEVSADVECQLSFHCLPEDYFAKRHGLTRTHSEVIEAAAVVVPGRALDLGCGNGRNALYLAMRGFTVDAWDKDVERVANLRRIAAEEGLMGIQARQVDLEDVAIEGAYDFILSTVVLMFLRSAAAAALIGRMQDATVPGGCNLIVTAMDTADCPCPVPFPCTFGFGELSGRYQGWELLKYNELHGSLHKTDAEGKPIVLRFATLLARKPRAS from the coding sequence ATGATGGATGAACTGCGTTGCTACAAGACGATGCCGGTGTGGAACGCCCAGACGCTGCCCGAGGCATTCCGCCGCCGCCACAACACCCAGGCGGGCACCTGGGCGCGGTTGTCGGTCCTGAAGGGCTGGCTGGATTTCGAGCTGATGGACGAGCAGGGCGCGGTGACCGCGAAGATCCATTGCACGCCGTCGAGCCCGCCGCCGCGCATCGAGCCGCGGCAGTGGCATCGCATCGGGGAGGTCAGCGCCGACGTCGAATGCCAGTTGTCGTTCCATTGCCTGCCGGAAGACTATTTCGCCAAGAGGCATGGCCTCACGCGCACGCATTCCGAAGTCATCGAGGCGGCGGCGGTAGTGGTGCCCGGCCGGGCGCTCGACCTGGGCTGCGGCAACGGGCGCAACGCGCTGTACCTGGCCATGCGGGGGTTCACCGTGGACGCGTGGGACAAGGATGTCGAAAGAGTGGCCAACCTGCGGCGCATCGCCGCGGAAGAGGGGTTGATGGGCATTCAAGCGCGGCAGGTCGACCTCGAGGACGTCGCCATCGAAGGCGCCTACGACTTCATTCTCTCGACGGTCGTCCTGATGTTCCTGCGGTCGGCGGCCGCCGCGGCGCTGATCGGCCGGATGCAGGACGCGACGGTCCCCGGCGGCTGCAATCTCATCGTGACGGCCATGGACACGGCGGATTGTCCCTGCCCGGTGCCGTTCCCCTGCACCTTCGGCTTCGGCGAATTGAGCGGCCGCTACCAGGGCTGGGAGCTGCTCAAGTACAACGAGCTTCATGGTTCGCTGCACAAGACGGACGCCGAGGGCAAGCCCATCGTCTTGCGGTTTGCGACGCTGCTGGCCAGGAAGCCGCGAGCCTCCTGA
- a CDS encoding VOC family protein, with amino-acid sequence MNDDFHRPTFGSAVFYEDPRAAMEWLENAFGFARNMVISDQDGKLVHAEMRFGDGYITLGPKWADFVDIPASIGGKNTQIIHTHLDSDIDAHYARAKAAGAEILQAPEDQFYGDRTYRARDPGGHVWTFSQTVRHVSREDAEQASGLKIEGWH; translated from the coding sequence ATGAATGACGATTTTCATCGTCCCACATTCGGGAGCGCGGTCTTTTACGAAGATCCCCGGGCCGCCATGGAATGGCTGGAGAACGCCTTCGGTTTCGCGCGCAACATGGTGATCAGCGACCAGGACGGAAAACTGGTCCATGCCGAGATGCGATTCGGCGACGGCTACATCACGCTGGGCCCGAAATGGGCCGATTTCGTGGACATTCCCGCCTCGATCGGCGGGAAGAACACGCAGATCATCCATACCCACCTCGATAGCGATATCGACGCGCATTATGCGCGCGCCAAGGCGGCGGGCGCGGAGATATTGCAGGCGCCGGAAGACCAGTTCTACGGAGACCGGACCTATCGCGCCCGCGATCCCGGCGGACACGTGTGGACGTTCTCGCAAACCGTGCGCCACGTGTCGCGCGAGGACGCGGAGCAGGCCAGCGGGCTGAAGATCGAGGGTTGGCATTGA
- a CDS encoding thiolase family protein, protein MTAKTLDTNTAGISAVVGVGHTDWVQDYRRVRDGEKPFDSNGYAALAFKRALEDAGLKREDVDGLIVGPTTAYERMGEILNIDPRWGGQADAVQAVFQAVMAIKSGMAEVVALVYGNDQRSAAVQYGGPEAMGGGSFLSYVYHSPWGLTSQGALYALMFQRYKALHGLSDRDLGQVAVGQRQWASLNPNAIMRDKPLSLDEYLAVKYIAEPLRMNDYCLINDGGVALIVMEASRARKHHAEKAVTIHGLGRSDLNHHATSLGPRLVDFYLPAQQGAAAQAFGAAGIGPQDIDILLVYDSFSPHIFFALEGFGYCPPGEAARFIAEQGIGVGGKLPVNTHGGHLSESYMQGWSHQIEAVRQVRGGLGKRQVPDCRYVQYASDVAGKAMSIIYGR, encoded by the coding sequence GTGACAGCGAAGACTTTGGATACGAATACGGCGGGAATCTCCGCCGTCGTGGGGGTCGGGCACACCGACTGGGTCCAGGACTATCGCCGCGTGCGCGACGGCGAGAAGCCGTTCGACTCGAACGGCTATGCGGCGCTGGCCTTCAAGCGCGCGCTGGAGGATGCGGGGCTGAAGCGGGAAGACGTCGACGGGCTCATCGTCGGGCCCACGACGGCCTACGAGCGCATGGGCGAAATCCTCAATATCGATCCCCGGTGGGGAGGCCAGGCGGATGCCGTGCAGGCGGTATTCCAGGCCGTCATGGCCATCAAGTCCGGCATGGCGGAGGTCGTGGCGCTGGTGTACGGCAACGACCAGCGTTCGGCCGCCGTCCAATACGGCGGCCCCGAGGCGATGGGGGGCGGTTCTTTCCTTTCCTATGTCTATCACAGTCCCTGGGGCCTGACCTCGCAGGGCGCGCTCTACGCCCTGATGTTCCAGCGCTACAAGGCGCTGCACGGTTTATCGGACCGCGACCTGGGCCAGGTCGCCGTGGGCCAGCGGCAGTGGGCCAGCCTGAACCCGAATGCCATCATGCGGGACAAGCCCCTGTCCCTCGACGAGTATCTGGCCGTGAAGTACATCGCCGAGCCCTTGCGCATGAACGACTATTGCCTCATCAACGATGGCGGCGTGGCGCTCATCGTCATGGAGGCCAGCCGCGCCCGCAAGCATCACGCGGAGAAGGCCGTGACCATACACGGGCTGGGGCGCAGCGACCTCAATCACCATGCGACCAGCCTGGGGCCGCGCCTGGTGGATTTCTATCTTCCCGCGCAACAGGGCGCCGCGGCGCAGGCTTTCGGGGCCGCCGGCATCGGTCCGCAGGATATCGATATATTGCTCGTCTACGACAGTTTCAGCCCGCACATCTTCTTCGCGCTGGAGGGCTTCGGCTACTGCCCGCCGGGCGAAGCGGCGCGCTTCATCGCCGAGCAGGGCATCGGCGTGGGCGGGAAGCTGCCGGTGAACACGCATGGCGGCCATCTGTCGGAGTCCTACATGCAGGGATGGAGCCACCAGATCGAGGCGGTGCGCCAGGTGCGCGGAGGACTGGGGAAACGTCAGGTTCCGGATTGCCGCTACGTGCAGTACGCATCGGACGTGGCCGGCAAGGCCATGTCGATCATCTACGGACGTTGA
- a CDS encoding Zn-ribbon domain-containing OB-fold protein, whose translation MSESKIEKKKSPRLYSPYDAPMWESIQAGEMKLQRCPESGEFRYPPGPMCPVSMSMEYEWTPISGQASIVSWTVFHRQYLPAYPAPHLVVAVRLREGPIMVSYMDHEEIGRIALDAPVRMVYADHPDGYRVPKFTLDN comes from the coding sequence ATGAGCGAAAGCAAGATCGAAAAGAAGAAGTCGCCGCGCCTGTACTCTCCTTACGACGCGCCGATGTGGGAAAGCATCCAGGCGGGCGAGATGAAACTGCAGCGCTGCCCGGAATCCGGCGAGTTCCGCTATCCGCCCGGCCCCATGTGTCCTGTCAGCATGAGCATGGAGTACGAGTGGACGCCCATTTCCGGGCAGGCCTCCATCGTGTCCTGGACCGTGTTCCATCGCCAATACCTGCCCGCCTATCCGGCGCCCCACCTGGTGGTGGCGGTACGCCTGCGGGAAGGGCCCATCATGGTGTCCTACATGGATCACGAGGAGATCGGGCGGATCGCGCTCGATGCCCCGGTGCGCATGGTGTACGCGGACCACCCGGACGGCTACCGCGTGCCGAAGTTCACCCTGGACAACTGA
- a CDS encoding Bug family tripartite tricarboxylate transporter substrate binding protein — translation MDLCRRNLAKAGLAATGLALAARATRAAQADTESAFPTRAIRLMIPFEPGGGTDIVGRAIAQKAGDALGQAVVVENRSGANGTIGADVVARAAPDGYYWCMFTASHSVNVTLQGKKQAYDLLKDFAPLIELAVQPYILVVRPGLPVNSVRELIDLARQKPNSITFGSSGVGGLIHLCGELLSTLAGIKLTHVPYKGGAQAMMDVMAGNIDMMFTSLNQSKSYIASGQLRLLAVTSPRRSPAMPNVPTMQEQGVNGYDVQSWYGLAVPARTPRPIVDELNATLNAVLKLPEIQKRLEADGSTPVGGTPEQFGGFLAAEVAKWRELIERAGIPIG, via the coding sequence ATGGATCTATGCAGAAGGAATCTGGCCAAGGCAGGCCTGGCGGCCACCGGGCTTGCGCTGGCGGCGCGTGCAACCCGGGCCGCGCAAGCGGACACGGAATCGGCCTTCCCCACCCGCGCGATACGGCTGATGATTCCGTTCGAACCCGGCGGCGGCACCGACATCGTCGGCCGCGCCATCGCGCAGAAGGCCGGCGATGCGCTGGGCCAGGCCGTGGTGGTGGAGAACCGCAGCGGCGCCAACGGCACGATAGGCGCGGACGTGGTCGCGCGCGCGGCGCCCGACGGCTACTACTGGTGCATGTTCACCGCCAGCCATTCGGTGAACGTCACGCTCCAGGGGAAGAAACAGGCCTACGATCTCCTGAAGGATTTCGCGCCGCTGATCGAACTGGCGGTGCAGCCTTATATCCTGGTCGTTCGCCCGGGCCTGCCGGTCAATTCGGTGCGCGAACTGATCGACCTGGCCAGGCAGAAGCCGAATTCGATCACCTTCGGGTCTTCCGGCGTGGGCGGCTTGATACACCTTTGCGGCGAACTGTTGTCGACGCTGGCGGGAATCAAGCTGACGCATGTGCCCTACAAGGGCGGCGCCCAGGCCATGATGGACGTCATGGCCGGCAACATCGACATGATGTTCACCAGCCTGAACCAGTCCAAGAGCTATATCGCTTCCGGCCAGTTGCGGCTGCTGGCCGTCACCTCGCCACGGCGGTCGCCGGCCATGCCGAACGTTCCCACCATGCAGGAACAGGGGGTAAATGGCTATGACGTCCAGTCCTGGTACGGCCTGGCCGTGCCCGCCCGCACGCCCCGCCCCATCGTCGACGAGCTCAACGCCACGCTGAACGCCGTCCTGAAGCTGCCGGAGATCCAGAAGCGCCTGGAGGCGGACGGGTCCACGCCGGTCGGCGGCACGCCCGAGCAATTCGGCGGCTTCCTGGCCGCCGAGGTCGCCAAGTGGCGCGAACTGATCGAACGCGCCGGCATACCGATAGGCTGA